One genomic region from Papaver somniferum cultivar HN1 unplaced genomic scaffold, ASM357369v1 unplaced-scaffold_24, whole genome shotgun sequence encodes:
- the LOC113340900 gene encoding uncharacterized RNA-binding protein C17H9.04c-like isoform X1 produces the protein MGSRPGDWNCRSCQHLNFSRRDSCQRCGDSRSGERVDFGSFGGRGSSSSFGFSGSDVRPGDWYCAAGNCGAHNFASRSSCFKCGAFKDESAGGFDADMSRLRAGGGFGGGGGRAGWKSGDWICTRSGCNEHNFASRMECFRCNAPREYGSKSSYAA, from the exons ATGGGTAGTAGGCCAGGAGATTGGAATTGCAGGTCATGCCAACACTTGAACTTTAGCCGAAGAGATTCCTGTCAACGTTGTGGCGATTCTCGGTCTGGTGAAAGAGTGGACTTCGGAAGTTTTGGTGGGAGAGGAAGCAGCTCTTCCTTTGGATTTAGTGGGTCAGATGTTCGACCTGGTGATTGGTACTGTGCAGCTGGGAATTGTGGTGCCCACAACTTTGCAAGTCGTTCAAGTTGCTTCAAGTGTGGCGCTTTCAAGGATGAGTCAGCCGGTGGGTTTGATGCTGACATGTCACGTTTAAGAGCAGGAGGAGGCTTTGGCGGTGGAGGTGGTCGTGCTGGATGGAAATCTGGTGATTGGATTTGCACCAG GTCTGGCTGCAACGAGCACAACTTCGCAAGCAGGATGGAATGTTTTAGATGCAATGCGCCGAGGGAATATGGTAGCAAATCCTCATATGCAGCATAG
- the LOC113340900 gene encoding transcription initiation factor TFIID subunit 15-like isoform X2 has translation MGSRPGDWNCRSCQHLNFSRRDSCQRCGDSRSGERVDFGSFGGRGSSSSFGFSGSDVRPGDWYCAAGNCGAHNFASRSSCFKCGAFKDESAGGFDADMSRLRAGGGFGGGGGRAGWKSGDWICTRSGCNEHNFASRMECFRCNAPREYGAAV, from the exons ATGGGTAGTAGGCCAGGAGATTGGAATTGCAGGTCATGCCAACACTTGAACTTTAGCCGAAGAGATTCCTGTCAACGTTGTGGCGATTCTCGGTCTGGTGAAAGAGTGGACTTCGGAAGTTTTGGTGGGAGAGGAAGCAGCTCTTCCTTTGGATTTAGTGGGTCAGATGTTCGACCTGGTGATTGGTACTGTGCAGCTGGGAATTGTGGTGCCCACAACTTTGCAAGTCGTTCAAGTTGCTTCAAGTGTGGCGCTTTCAAGGATGAGTCAGCCGGTGGGTTTGATGCTGACATGTCACGTTTAAGAGCAGGAGGAGGCTTTGGCGGTGGAGGTGGTCGTGCTGGATGGAAATCTGGTGATTGGATTTGCACCAG GTCTGGCTGCAACGAGCACAACTTCGCAAGCAGGATGGAATGTTTTAGATGCAATGCGCCGAGGGAATATG GTGCTGCTGTCTAA